From Abyssibius alkaniclasticus:
AATCAACCCCCAACCCCGCCACGCTGAAATTCCTGCCCGGCCAGTCTGTTCTGGCCGCTGGCACGGCCGATTTTCCCAATGAGGCGGCGGCCGAAGCCTCGCCGCTGGCGGCGCGCATCTTCGCCACCGGCAATGTGACTGGCGTATTCTTCGGCCCCGATTTTGTAACCGTGACCAAGGCCGATGGCGTGGAATGGGCGCATATCAAACCCGGCATTCTGGGCGCGATCATGGAGCATTTCCAATCGGGCCAGCCGGTGCTGGGCGATGAAAGCGGCACGGTCGGCCATGCGGTGCATGACGGGCCGGATGGTGAAATCGTCAACCAGATCAAGGAATTGCTGGACACACGCG
This genomic window contains:
- a CDS encoding NifU family protein; translated protein: MFIQTESTPNPATLKFLPGQSVLAAGTADFPNEAAAEASPLAARIFATGNVTGVFFGPDFVTVTKADGVEWAHIKPGILGAIMEHFQSGQPVLGDESGTVGHAVHDGPDGEIVNQIKELLDTRVRPAVAQDGGDITFHGFDRGIVYLHMQGACAGCPSSTMTLKMGIENLLRHYIPEVVEVRPVAA